One window of the Salvia miltiorrhiza cultivar Shanhuang (shh) chromosome 6, IMPLAD_Smil_shh, whole genome shotgun sequence genome contains the following:
- the LOC130989700 gene encoding la-related protein 1B-like, whose protein sequence is MDIDNGWVSIEVIAGFNRIKEMTDDIKLILDSLKHSDTIEVEGDKLRRRTTWKKWIAYRKVAPYGIKVVRSNSHQLRNVKQRQRN, encoded by the exons ATGGACATCGACAACGGATGGGTTTCGATTGAGGTTATTGCCGGTTTTAATCGA ATAAAAGAGATGACAGATGATATTAAGTTGATTCTGGACAGCTTGAAACATTCAGATACAATTGAAGTCGAG GGAGACAAACTAAGGCGACGTACTACTTGGAAGAAATGGATAGCTTATCGTAAAGTAGCGCCTTATGGAATAAAGGTTGTTCGATCGAATTCCCACCAGTTAAGGAATGTCAAGCAAAGACAAAGGAATTAA
- the LOC130990979 gene encoding uncharacterized protein LOC130990979 — MVSEPMASKSISFQYPQLSILNYENWSLRMKAIHGAQGLWDIVEDGFVEPENVAALPQNQRDNLEKERNRDQLALTIIHQGLDEDMFEKIANEMTSKKAWETLCNSVLGVNKVKKVRLQTLRDEFESISMKENESISDYSTRLLAIANKMKRLGESLSDARVVEKILCSLSSKFNHVVVAILESKDLEKMTVDELAARVIAST, encoded by the coding sequence atggtatcagagccaatgGCATCAAAATCCATTTCTTTCCAGTACCCTCAACTCTCCATATTAAATTATGAGAATTGGTCGCTTAGAATGAAAGCGATACATGGAGCCCAAGGATTATGGGATATTGTTGAAGATGGTTTTGTCGAGCCTGAGAATGTGGCGGCTCTTCCACAAAACCAAAGGGATAATCTGGAGAAGGAAAGAAACCGAGATCAGCTTGCCCTCACTATCATTCATCAAGGCTTAGATGAAGACATGTTCGAGAAAATAGCCAACGAGATGACGTCGAAGAAAGCGTGGGAGACGCTTTGTAACTCCGTTCTAGGAGTCAACAAGGTGAAGAAGGTTCGACTTCAAACTCTAAGGGATGAGTTTGAATCAATCTCAATGAAGGAGAATGAGTCTATCTCCGATTATTCCACAAGACTCTTGGCTATAGCAAATAAAATGAAGAGGCTGGGAGAATCACTGTCGGATGCTCGCGTGGTGGAGAAAATACTATGCTCCCTTTCTTCAAAGTTCAACCATGTGGTGGTTGCAATTTTGGAATCAAAAGATCTGGAGAAAATGACCGTCGATGAGCTAGCTGCACGGGTCATTGCAAGCACATGA
- the LOC130990980 gene encoding putative receptor-like protein kinase At5g39000, whose amino-acid sequence MATLNIQNAQKKILGGVQFQPPNLVPGSVPDCRRFSLAEFQLATRNFNGGLVIGRGGFGKVYKGLIDNGQTTVAVKRLKLSSRQGAHEFLTEIETLSQLRHINLVSLFGYCSELREMILAYEHMVCGTLADHLYKLGRYNSNHSSLIWKQRLNICVGAARGLDYLHTGHRVIHRDIKASNILLDENFVAKVSDFGLAKPEDRLFELWSLLCSSKKQQDRERGMAAGDGDV is encoded by the exons atgg ctaccttaaatatacagaatgcccaaaaaaaaattctcgggggCGTACAATTTCAGCCCCCGAACTTagttcctggctccgtccctgattGTCGCCGCTTTTCACTAGCTGAGTTCCAATTAGCCACTAGAAACTTCAATGGTGGACTTGTAATTGGAAGGGGTGGATTTGGTAAAGTCTACAAAGGCCTCATTGATAATGGACAAACAACTGTTGCTGTAAAGAGGTTAAAGTTGAGCTCCAGGCAGGGGGCGCATGAGTTTCTGACAGAAATTGAAACGCTTTCTCAGCTCCGACATATCAATCTTGTCTCTCTATTTGGATACTGTAGTGAGCTCAGGGAAATGATACTTGCTTATGAGCATATGGTTTGTGGTACACTGGCTGACCACCTCTACAAACTAGGAAGATACAACAGCAATCATTCTTCTCTCATTTGGAAGCAAAGGTTGAATATCTGCGTTGGAGCAGCACGAGGCCTTGACTATCTTCACACTGGCCATAGGGTCATACATCGTGATATAAAGGCTTCAAACATCCTTCTCGATGAAAATTTTGTAGCCAAGGTTTCAGATTTTGGCTTGGCCAAACCTGAAGACAGATTATTCGAACTTTGGAGTCTGCTATGCAGCTCTAAGAAGCAGCAGGATAGAGAACGAGGCATGGCAGCTGGTGATGGTGACGTCTGA
- the LOC130989699 gene encoding putative receptor-like protein kinase At5g39000 → MNSCLISVGLLLFLCFFITFSSWSNNQADFTGDVSINCGSTGASAARNGSQWLGDVRSKLSPPLQLRGSSAASAAINQLSSADPIPHKTARISRSQFSYAFQLKAGQKIIRLHFNPTPYRGFKGLRDFFTVEAGPFTLLGNFSASLTADALRVNTFSKEFCLNIRENQQLIMTFTPESSRSQDTYAFINGIEITSVPANLSYFDGGLRVIGENSMVYVDDSTALEIVHRRRIKQDILQSSGGFDGVFPKWAIQRAKKVRSKSWKVAVEVGFRYLIRLHFKNAGAGGGGGGGGGGAMFKILINEMVAHTDTEMARGRDQDSSTPLHRDYMVPMRGHKQNSRRDILISLQLFDELRDGVEVLAGFEVVKLSNPDDSLASPNPIPPRSRRIPNLLGYQNATATIAIAAISLLNILVHKLREIWEARSSGEGEQKPSGKDERDCRRFSLAEIKSATRNFSDEIGQGGFGKVYKGLIDHGQTTVAVKRLKSESKQGDPEFRTEVKTLSQLRHINLVSLIGYCDDHREKILVYEYMPRGTLADHLYKNATDNRGYRSLTWKQRLKICIGAARGLDYLHTGRGVIHRDVKASNILLDKKFVAKVSDFGLAKTEDRNKLQSHVSTVVKGTKGYLDPYYIKTWKLTRKSDIYAFGVVLLEVLCGRKALDLGVVLSSWAVDKINKGEVDGIVDATLSDEISPNSLKTFVEVAKRCLHDEPKNRPTMSKVVLRLKFALKQQDSDVSNT, encoded by the coding sequence ATGAATTCGTGTCTGATTTCAGTTGGTTTGCTATTATTTCTCTGCTTCTTCATCACATTCTCTTCTTGGAGCAATAATCAAGCTGACTTCACAGGCGATGTTTCAATCAACTGCGGCTCTACTGGAGCTTCTGCAGCGCGCAATGGCAGCCAATGGCTCGGAGACGTACGCTCAAAACTCTCTCCACCGCTGCAGTTAAGGGGCTCATCAGCCGCATCAGCTGCCATCAATCAGTTGAGCTCTGCCGATCCAATTCCGCACAAGACGGCGAGAATCTCCCGCTCACAATTCTCATATGCGTTTCAACTCAAAGCAGGTCAGAAAATCATCCGCCTTCACTTTAATCCCACTCCATACAGAGGGTTTAAAGGGTTGAGAGATTTTTTCACCGTTGAAGCTGGTCCTTTTACCTTGCTCGGTAATTTTAGCGCTTCACTTACTGCTGATGCTCTTCGTGTGAACACTTTTTCTAAGGAGTTTTGTTTGAACATTCGAGAAAATCAACAACTCATCATGACTTTTACTCCTGAAAGTAGTCGATCACAAGATACATATGCTTTCATAAATGGGATTGAGATTACATCGGTGCCTGCAAATCTTTCCTACTTTGATGGTGGACTCCGAGTTATTGGTGAGAATTCTATGGTCTATGTTGATGATAGCACTGCACTTGAGATAGTCCATCGGCGACGTATCAAACAGGATATTCTGCAGTCTAGTGGAGGTTTCGATGGAGTTTTTCCCAAGTGGGCAATACAAAGAGCAAAAAAGGTAAGAAGTAAGAGCTGGAAAGTGGCGGTGGAGGTCGGATTCAGGTACTTGATCAGGCTTCATTTCAAGAATGCAGGcgctggtggtggtggtggtggtggtggtggtggtgccaTGTTTAAAATCCTTATCAATGAAATGGTTGCTCACACTGATACTGAAATGGCTAGAGGAAGGGATCAAGATAGCAGCACCCCTTTGCACAGGGACTACATGGTGCCGATGAGAGGGCACAAACAGAATAGCAGACGCGATATCTTGATTTCCCTCCAATTATTTGATGAACTCAGAGATGGAGTTGAAGTCCTTGCAGGATTTGAAGTAGTTAAGTTGAGCAATCCCGACGACAGTCTAGCTAGTCCAAACCCCATCCCTCCACGATCTCGTAGAATCCCAAATTTGCTTGGCTATCAAAATGCAACTGCAACTATTGCAATAGCTGCAATATCTCTACTGAATATCCTTGTCCATAAACTGCGGGAGATTTGGGAAGCTAGGAGCAGTGGTGAGGGGGAGCAGAAGCCATCAGGCAAGGATGAAAGAGATTGCCGCCGTTTCTCACTAGCTGAAATCAAATCGGCCACGAGAAATTTCAGTGATGAAATTGGACAGGGTGGGTTTGGTAAAGTCTACAAAGGCCTCATTGATCACGGGCAAACAACCGTTGCTGTAAAGAGGTTGAAGTCGGAgtccaagcaaggagatcctgAGTTTCGCACCGAGGTTAAAACGCTCTCTCAGCTACGACACATTAATCTCGTGTCTCTGATTGGCTATTGCGATGATCACAGGGAAAAGATTCTTGTCTATGAGTACATGCCTCGTGGGACGCTGGCTGACCATCTCTACAAGAATGCAACGGACAACAGAGGCTACCGTTCTCTTACCTGGAAGCAACGCTTGAAGATATGCATTGGAGCTGCTCGAGGCCTCGACTATCTTCACACTGGCCGCGGAGTCATCCATCGAGATGTGAAGGCTTCAAACATCCTGCTGGATAAAAAATTCGTAGCTAAGGTGTCCGATTTTGGCTTGGCTAAAACTGAAGATAGAAACAAGTTACAGAGCCATGTTAGCACAGTGGTTAAAGGCACAAAGGGTTACTTGGATCCATATTATATCAAAACTTGGAAACTAACAAGGAAAAGCGACATATATGCATTTGGGGTGGTTTTGTTGGAGGTGCTATGTGGGAGAAAAGCATTAGATTTAGGGGTGGTTTTGTCGAGTTGGGCTGTCGATAAGATCAACAAAGGAGAAGTTGATGGGATTGTAGATGCAACTTTGAGCGACGAAATCTCGCCAAACAGTTTGAAGACATTTGTGGAGGTTGCTAAAAGATGCTTGCACGATGAACCAAAGAATCGGCCAACAATGTCTAAAGTCGTGCTACGACTCAAGTTTGCACTCAAGCAACAGGATAGCGACGTAAGCAACACATGA